Proteins encoded by one window of Bryobacteraceae bacterium:
- a CDS encoding class I SAM-dependent methyltransferase, protein MRKLRFLIPAVVLLAGGIAFFVERGPDPADEAARLAGLMHIEPGATVADIGAGAGRLSIPLSRLHDGRVHLIATELGAEKLDALRASLDKASVRATVVASGAAYPNLPGACCDAIVLRHVFHHIERPGEFTGGLAEGLRPAGRVAIVDFSPSPWRFWMPRHGVATDLVKRAMAAAGFELEAEAPWGVWDYCLVFRRLRA, encoded by the coding sequence ATGCGGAAACTGCGATTCCTTATTCCCGCCGTCGTGCTCCTTGCCGGCGGAATCGCCTTTTTCGTCGAGCGGGGTCCGGATCCGGCCGACGAAGCTGCCCGATTGGCGGGATTGATGCACATCGAGCCGGGGGCAACCGTGGCCGACATCGGCGCGGGAGCAGGGCGATTGTCGATCCCGCTTTCGCGGCTCCATGACGGGCGCGTCCACCTGATCGCCACCGAACTGGGCGCGGAAAAACTGGACGCCCTGCGTGCGAGCCTCGACAAGGCGTCGGTTCGCGCCACGGTTGTCGCCAGCGGCGCCGCGTATCCAAACCTGCCTGGCGCGTGCTGCGACGCGATCGTACTGCGTCACGTCTTCCACCATATCGAACGGCCCGGCGAGTTCACCGGCGGCCTCGCCGAAGGGCTGCGTCCGGCAGGCAGGGTGGCCATCGTCGATTTCTCCCCTTCGCCCTGGCGCTTTTGGATGCCCCGCCACGGCGTAGCAACGGACTTGGTGAAACGCGCGATGGCCGCCGCCGGGTTCGAGCTGGAGGCCGAAGCGCCGTGGGGCGTTTGGGATTATTGCCTCGTGTTCAGGAGACTCCGCGCGTGA
- a CDS encoding RNA polymerase sigma factor, with protein MAAALSPAEPAKPVPATGEEELRRLMVGYQAADADAADRFIRLVSPMLYRFLASSGPLAGDCDDLLQECWIRIHRARHTYRATEPVLPWVFAVARHTKLDGFRRNKRRSGREVLYGEVPEPKAAAVQPDTGAGERLRRMLAVLPESQREVIVMLKVTGMSLEEVARATSSTVGSVKQKAHRAYEKLRVLLGEGRP; from the coding sequence ATGGCCGCAGCGCTGAGCCCAGCCGAACCAGCGAAACCGGTTCCAGCCACGGGCGAGGAGGAACTGCGGCGGCTCATGGTGGGCTATCAGGCCGCCGACGCCGACGCCGCGGACCGTTTCATCCGCCTGGTTTCCCCAATGTTGTACCGGTTTCTCGCCAGCAGCGGTCCGCTGGCAGGCGATTGCGACGATCTGCTCCAGGAATGCTGGATTCGGATCCACCGCGCCCGGCACACCTACCGCGCCACGGAGCCGGTGCTGCCGTGGGTATTCGCCGTCGCGCGACACACCAAACTCGATGGTTTCCGCCGTAACAAACGCCGGAGCGGCCGCGAAGTGTTGTACGGAGAAGTCCCGGAGCCGAAGGCGGCGGCCGTGCAGCCCGATACGGGCGCCGGCGAGCGGCTTCGCCGGATGCTCGCGGTCTTGCCGGAAAGTCAACGGGAAGTGATTGTCATGCTTAAGGTAACCGGGATGTCGCTCGAGGAGGTGGCCCGCGCGACCTCGTCGACGGTGGGCTCGGTGAAACAGAAGGCGCATCGCGCCTACGAGAAGTTGCGTGTGCTGCTCGGTGAGGGCCGGCCGTGA
- a CDS encoding winged helix-turn-helix domain-containing protein, which produces MLMAPCDSVLSAAGDLPRKQLELLETLQSNPGRCFSKKDLLARIWGYAEGVRTRTVDVHVSRLRKRLRGDGARIETVYRKGYRWRPED; this is translated from the coding sequence ATGCTCATGGCACCCTGTGACTCAGTCCTGTCTGCGGCCGGAGATCTTCCCCGTAAACAACTCGAACTGCTGGAAACGTTGCAGTCCAACCCCGGCCGCTGCTTTTCCAAAAAGGACTTGCTCGCCCGGATCTGGGGCTACGCCGAAGGCGTCCGGACACGCACTGTGGACGTCCACGTGAGCCGGTTGCGAAAGCGGCTGCGGGGTGACGGCGCGCGGATCGAAACGGTGTACCGGAAGGGCTATCGCTGGCGCCCGGAGGATTGA
- a CDS encoding NrsF family protein, with product MSYERRQVDERLEPVWNARLAPPESLVAAISGRVCRDLRTVKPVPSPTGIAARLFLVVVLTAMATGSLVGLGGLGHMSWTQRLLISAALAAGAAVLTLSLGWQAIPGSLQRYSPLSAALLALGSFLASVAALFPLRQTEAAWETGFRCTRGGLGLALPAAFLIWLVIRRGAAQSHALTGTTIGATAGLVSVAALQFHCDQQEMAHLSIWHGVVVILSGFSGFVVGSAVRRWGPAERI from the coding sequence ATGAGTTACGAGCGGCGTCAGGTGGACGAACGTTTGGAACCCGTCTGGAACGCGAGACTGGCGCCGCCGGAATCGCTGGTGGCAGCGATTTCCGGGCGTGTGTGCCGGGATCTGCGCACGGTAAAGCCCGTGCCGTCGCCCACGGGAATCGCCGCCCGGCTGTTCCTGGTGGTGGTGCTGACCGCGATGGCGACCGGGAGCCTGGTGGGGCTCGGCGGCCTGGGGCATATGAGTTGGACGCAGCGCCTGCTGATCTCAGCGGCGCTGGCGGCGGGCGCCGCAGTGCTGACGCTGTCGCTGGGCTGGCAGGCGATCCCCGGAAGTCTCCAGCGCTACTCGCCGCTGTCGGCGGCCTTGCTCGCCTTGGGGTCGTTTCTTGCGTCCGTGGCGGCGCTCTTCCCGCTGCGGCAGACCGAGGCGGCGTGGGAAACCGGGTTCCGGTGCACCCGGGGCGGGCTCGGATTGGCGCTGCCGGCGGCATTCCTGATCTGGCTCGTGATACGGCGGGGCGCCGCGCAATCCCACGCTCTTACCGGTACTACGATAGGCGCCACGGCAGGACTAGTGTCTGTTGCGGCCCTCCAGTTCCATTGCGATCAGCAAGAGATGGCGCACCTGTCGATCTGGCATGGGGTAGTGGTGATTCTCTCTGGATTCAGTGGCTTTGTAGTGGGCTCCGCAGTGCGGCGCTGGGGTCCCGCGGAGCGGATCTAA
- a CDS encoding choice-of-anchor L domain-containing protein — translation MRKLHAGLALAIASVMQAAPIVTAVSSDATALANALASGNPGIVINSATLGGDADVGTFTGATGLLPFADGIFLTTGVASCIPGPNNSVGCDGDTVTESILTIVFTPTGNTISFQYVFGSDEYPEFVSQNVNDTFTFLLNGTNIALVPGTGDTISVDTVNATQNSGYFTDNELGGIDLQYDGFVGLSQALFATGAVNPGVQNTLEIRIFDQGDDLYDSGVFLRGGSFVDAPPPGVPEPATVMITGAGLAGLALLRRRSSRR, via the coding sequence ATGAGAAAACTGCACGCGGGTCTCGCTTTGGCCATCGCGAGCGTAATGCAAGCGGCCCCCATCGTGACGGCCGTTTCTTCGGATGCAACGGCACTGGCCAATGCACTCGCCAGCGGCAATCCCGGAATCGTGATCAACTCCGCCACGCTCGGCGGCGATGCCGATGTGGGCACGTTCACCGGCGCCACCGGCTTGCTGCCGTTCGCCGACGGAATTTTCCTGACCACGGGCGTGGCATCTTGCATTCCGGGCCCGAACAACAGCGTCGGTTGCGATGGCGACACGGTGACCGAGTCCATTCTCACGATCGTTTTCACGCCGACGGGCAACACGATCTCGTTTCAGTACGTATTCGGGTCCGACGAGTACCCCGAGTTCGTATCGCAGAACGTGAACGACACGTTCACGTTCCTGTTGAACGGAACCAATATCGCCCTGGTCCCGGGGACCGGCGACACCATCTCCGTGGACACGGTGAACGCGACCCAGAATTCCGGCTATTTCACGGACAACGAACTGGGCGGCATCGATCTGCAGTATGACGGCTTCGTTGGCCTGTCGCAGGCGCTGTTCGCCACCGGCGCGGTGAATCCCGGCGTGCAGAATACGCTGGAGATCCGCATTTTCGACCAGGGCGACGATCTCTACGACTCGGGTGTGTTTCTCCGTGGCGGGTCGTTCGTCGACGCGCCGCCGCCGGGTGTCCCAGAGCCGGCGACGGTGATGATCACGGGCGCCGGCCTGGCCGGGTTGGCTCTGCTGCGGCGCCGAAGCTCGCGCCGGTAA
- a CDS encoding tetratricopeptide repeat protein, which yields MGNRRMLAAVAAAGAAILGVGAQNGRRSGADAGAYADPAACAACHGRISETYRLTGMGRSFHKPSLAGMVPGSYYHAPSDSYFSMARRGEEYFQRRHQLDAVGRETNVFEKRVDYVMGSGNHARTYLHRTPGNALIELPLGWYAESGGAWAMNPGYDRPDHEGFRRRIGYDCMFCHNGYPRIPTSAAQTFAEPVYPGALPEGIDCQRCHGPGLRHIQLAKAGAAGIRAAIVNPARLSPERREEICIQCHLESTSFPLPNSLARYDRGPFAYRPGEPLSNYWLFFDHAPGSGRGDKFEFVNAVYRIRQSKCFLASDGKLGCTACHNPHDVPRGGQAIRHYDSACRRCHAAEIDRAVAAGSHTAAPDCAACHMPKRRTEDVVHAFATDHLIARRPPAESLSPMAERHEAGESAYRGEVALYYPPKLPATADAELHLAAAQVVNKSNLEGGIPLLATAIARSPNARWEFQATLADAYRDSGQWQKAVKAYREAARRKPGFTPLMLRLASALRRTGQTTEAASLLRRAVAIDAGNAAAWHEIGLVEHSLGDKAAAAAAFEKAAALDPDLPEARNSLGIVRSETGAPGAEADFREAIRIQPAYADAHANLANLLAGAGDFEKARHHFEAALRIRPGDARTLYNFAMALGRARQYVEAQRQLEAALNADPEFGDARVLLAQMLLAKGDAVGAAANLRKAAAHPDPTVRQRAAELLRQVSP from the coding sequence ATGGGCAATCGGCGAATGCTGGCGGCGGTTGCCGCCGCCGGAGCCGCCATTCTTGGCGTGGGAGCGCAGAACGGGCGGCGGTCCGGCGCGGACGCGGGGGCGTATGCGGATCCGGCTGCCTGCGCCGCCTGCCACGGGCGAATCTCGGAGACTTATCGCCTGACGGGCATGGGTCGATCGTTCCATAAGCCCAGCCTCGCCGGCATGGTTCCGGGCAGCTACTATCACGCCCCTTCGGACAGTTACTTCTCGATGGCGCGCCGCGGCGAAGAGTATTTCCAGCGGCGCCATCAGCTTGACGCCGTCGGGCGCGAGACCAACGTTTTCGAAAAGCGCGTGGACTACGTGATGGGGTCCGGCAACCACGCCCGAACCTATCTCCACCGGACGCCGGGTAACGCACTGATCGAGTTGCCGCTTGGCTGGTACGCCGAGTCCGGAGGCGCGTGGGCGATGAACCCCGGTTACGACCGGCCGGACCACGAGGGCTTCCGGCGGCGCATCGGCTATGACTGCATGTTCTGCCACAACGGCTACCCGCGCATTCCCACCTCGGCGGCCCAGACTTTCGCCGAGCCCGTCTATCCGGGTGCATTGCCGGAGGGTATCGATTGCCAGCGATGCCATGGGCCCGGCCTGCGTCACATTCAACTGGCGAAGGCGGGCGCGGCGGGCATCCGCGCCGCCATCGTCAATCCAGCCCGGCTGAGTCCGGAACGGCGCGAGGAGATCTGCATCCAATGCCATCTCGAGTCGACCAGCTTTCCGCTCCCGAATTCGCTCGCGCGCTACGATCGCGGACCGTTCGCGTACCGGCCGGGCGAACCGCTGAGTAACTACTGGCTATTCTTCGATCACGCGCCGGGGTCCGGGCGAGGCGATAAGTTCGAGTTTGTGAACGCCGTCTACCGGATTCGCCAATCCAAGTGCTTTCTGGCGAGCGACGGCAAGCTCGGCTGCACCGCCTGCCACAACCCGCACGACGTCCCGCGCGGCGGGCAGGCGATCCGCCACTACGATTCTGCCTGCCGGCGGTGCCACGCCGCGGAGATCGACCGGGCGGTGGCCGCCGGAAGTCACACCGCCGCGCCCGATTGCGCAGCCTGCCACATGCCGAAGCGCCGCACCGAGGACGTGGTGCATGCCTTCGCCACCGATCACCTCATCGCGCGGCGGCCGCCAGCGGAATCGCTGTCGCCGATGGCGGAGCGGCACGAGGCCGGCGAGTCGGCGTACCGTGGCGAAGTAGCGCTCTACTATCCACCGAAGTTGCCGGCTACAGCCGATGCGGAGCTTCACCTGGCCGCCGCGCAGGTGGTGAACAAGAGCAACCTCGAGGGCGGGATTCCGCTGCTCGCCACGGCGATCGCGCGCAGTCCCAACGCGCGATGGGAGTTCCAGGCCACGCTCGCGGACGCATATCGCGATAGCGGGCAGTGGCAGAAGGCCGTGAAGGCGTACCGGGAGGCGGCGCGGCGGAAACCCGGCTTCACGCCGCTGATGCTGCGGCTGGCGTCCGCGCTCCGCCGCACGGGACAGACGACGGAAGCGGCGAGCCTGCTGCGGCGTGCTGTCGCCATCGACGCGGGCAACGCGGCCGCGTGGCACGAAATCGGCCTTGTGGAGCATTCGCTTGGAGACAAAGCAGCGGCAGCGGCCGCCTTCGAGAAGGCTGCCGCGCTCGACCCCGATCTTCCGGAAGCGCGCAACAGTCTTGGGATCGTGCGTTCGGAGACGGGCGCACCAGGCGCCGAGGCGGACTTTCGGGAAGCGATCCGCATCCAGCCCGCCTACGCCGACGCACATGCGAACCTCGCTAATCTTCTCGCCGGTGCGGGCGATTTCGAGAAGGCTCGCCACCATTTCGAGGCCGCACTGCGCATTCGACCCGGCGACGCCCGCACCCTCTACAACTTCGCCATGGCCCTAGGCCGCGCCCGCCAGTACGTCGAAGCGCAGCGTCAACTCGAGGCCGCCCTCAATGCCGATCCCGAATTCGGCGACGCCCGTGTACTTCTGGCTCAGATGCTGCTCGCCAAAGGCGACGCGGTCGGCGCCGCCGCCAATCTACGAAAAGCGGCGGCGCACCCGGACCCAACGGTCCGCCAGCGCGCCGCCGAATTGCTCCGTCAGGTCAGCCCCTAG
- a CDS encoding carboxypeptidase-like regulatory domain-containing protein codes for MILSGKAPALAMALAGILIAPVIGLAQSGAGSIQGTIQDPTGAAVPACAVHVLNQKTGVTTDTTSNEVGFYSVRGLFAGSYTITFASPGMKKYEANVTLQNSQVAVLNPTLTVGDVAEQVTVQGDTLQLATYDSGTVSTFLDSNRIDQLPQNGRNVLGLAQKTVPGLEGNGTRANGLMQEAMEYSQDGAPMTNRNFGGEANTAQSTLPDPDAVQEAKFETLNSSAQFATPATVILTTKSGTNSFHGSLFETARNNYFGIAKARQNPANFAAPHLVRNEFGGSVGGPVLIPKLYNGRNKSFFFFAYERFSLRQDSSQLVRVPTVAMRNGDFSGLRNNAGVLQQLYDPATTQGAAASYSRLPFSNNQIPLSRVSPLAKILYAATPLPHTSDNPLVNSNINDTNKTTQTVPNWTVRMDHVFNEANRVYLRFTDIDQKQQALRNYPSASPANIEGGGLPPGATGYQAIPVTTISHALGFSHTFSPTFYSETILSQQWQRMFVEGNQVSQGNYESFLGLPNNFGQTGFPAIGSNLIMPYGGSQWNYGMNQRIDTADENLTKISGKHQLQFGGRYRHERFGYLSDRSPDAVDFTNLATAIYDPSTGANYGARANTGYQDADFFLGAASAYSQRKNAPFGRSRLQEFDLYLQDNYRLSQRLTINAGLRWEGHPAPHSDGDNFATFSLEKDAIVLKHPIQHYIDIGYTTQAIINNLSKLGAKFVTPSEAGLPDAGFYGSWNNIMPRLGFAYTPSFGSNGTVIRGGYGRYIYPVPIRNSVRYLTAVYPFTAAYSQNFNAANQSPDGLPNYLLRNPQTIVAGQNSRDVVNTNTEDALLRGISMSTTLAAKYPPARVDTANFTIEQPLPDGSVFRATYVFTHGEHLDQNLQYNNAPSTYVWQVATGTTPPTGPLASVATRGYDNTTWGSNVVSTKNGWSNDSALQFNYQRPFRNGFAYQAFYVYSRAFRVGGNTFRDNVLYPANLFAPGVLPAGLETGTTIQPSRELNRYENYQQDTAIPRHRIAFNGIVDLPVGKGKRFLGNANGFVNAVLGGFQLAMTGTVVSQSFSVAAANWGATSPVKLYKSSVPVTDCRSGVCRPAYLWFNGYLSPTVVNAVRNGVQGVPADYQPYLAPINNTPGAANFGNNNVAVPLKNGSQAVTAYNPGPAGVNPFGHTILQGPKNFQADISLYKVFNITESVRLRVNLDAFNAFNMQGLVNPNTSDGIQSLQTSYWTPRQIQMTMRLSF; via the coding sequence GTCACCACCGATACGACGTCCAACGAAGTGGGCTTCTACTCCGTGCGTGGCCTGTTCGCGGGAAGTTACACGATCACGTTCGCATCGCCGGGCATGAAGAAGTACGAGGCGAACGTGACGCTGCAGAACTCGCAGGTGGCGGTGCTGAACCCGACGCTCACCGTGGGCGACGTGGCCGAGCAGGTGACGGTGCAGGGCGACACGCTCCAGCTCGCCACCTACGACAGCGGCACGGTCAGCACGTTTCTCGATTCCAACCGTATTGACCAGCTTCCGCAGAACGGACGCAACGTGCTCGGGCTGGCCCAGAAGACGGTGCCGGGTCTCGAGGGCAACGGCACGCGCGCCAACGGCCTGATGCAGGAAGCGATGGAATACTCGCAGGACGGCGCGCCCATGACCAACCGCAACTTCGGCGGCGAGGCGAACACGGCGCAATCCACGCTGCCCGATCCCGACGCGGTGCAGGAGGCCAAGTTCGAAACACTCAATTCGAGCGCGCAATTCGCCACGCCGGCCACGGTGATCCTTACCACAAAGTCCGGCACAAACTCCTTCCACGGGTCGTTGTTCGAGACCGCCCGCAACAACTATTTCGGAATCGCCAAAGCCCGGCAGAACCCCGCGAACTTCGCCGCGCCGCACCTGGTGCGTAACGAATTCGGCGGATCGGTGGGCGGTCCGGTTCTGATTCCGAAGCTCTACAACGGCCGGAACAAGTCGTTCTTCTTCTTCGCCTACGAGCGCTTCTCCCTGCGGCAGGATTCGAGCCAGCTCGTGCGTGTCCCGACGGTGGCGATGCGCAACGGCGACTTCAGCGGTCTGCGCAACAACGCCGGCGTGCTCCAGCAGCTCTACGATCCGGCCACCACGCAGGGCGCCGCCGCCAGCTACTCACGCCTGCCGTTCTCGAACAACCAGATCCCGCTGAGCCGCGTCAGCCCCCTCGCGAAGATCCTGTACGCGGCCACCCCGCTCCCGCACACCTCCGACAATCCGCTGGTGAACTCGAACATCAACGACACGAACAAGACCACTCAGACGGTGCCCAACTGGACCGTCCGCATGGACCACGTGTTCAACGAGGCCAACCGCGTCTATCTCCGGTTCACCGATATCGACCAGAAGCAGCAGGCGCTGCGCAACTACCCGTCGGCGTCGCCGGCCAATATCGAAGGCGGCGGACTTCCGCCCGGCGCAACCGGCTACCAGGCCATCCCGGTGACCACCATCAGCCACGCGCTCGGCTTCTCGCACACCTTCTCTCCAACGTTCTATTCGGAGACGATCCTCAGCCAGCAGTGGCAGCGCATGTTCGTCGAGGGCAATCAGGTGTCGCAAGGGAACTACGAGTCCTTCCTCGGACTGCCGAACAACTTCGGCCAAACCGGTTTTCCGGCCATCGGCTCGAACCTGATCATGCCCTACGGCGGATCCCAGTGGAACTACGGCATGAACCAGCGGATCGACACCGCCGACGAAAACCTCACCAAGATCTCAGGCAAGCACCAGCTCCAGTTCGGCGGCCGCTATCGTCACGAGCGATTCGGATATCTATCGGACCGCTCGCCGGACGCGGTGGATTTCACCAACCTCGCGACCGCGATCTACGACCCCTCCACCGGCGCCAACTACGGCGCGCGCGCCAACACCGGCTACCAGGACGCTGACTTCTTCCTCGGCGCGGCCAGCGCCTATAGCCAGCGCAAGAACGCGCCCTTCGGCCGATCGCGCCTCCAGGAGTTCGACCTCTACCTCCAGGACAACTACCGCCTGAGCCAGCGGCTCACCATCAATGCCGGGCTGCGGTGGGAAGGCCACCCCGCGCCGCACTCAGACGGTGACAACTTCGCCACCTTCAGCCTGGAAAAGGACGCGATCGTCCTCAAGCATCCCATCCAACACTACATCGACATCGGCTACACCACTCAGGCCATCATCAACAACCTGAGCAAGCTCGGCGCGAAGTTCGTGACCCCGTCCGAGGCGGGCCTGCCGGACGCGGGATTCTACGGAAGCTGGAACAACATCATGCCGCGCCTCGGCTTCGCCTACACGCCTTCGTTCGGCAGCAACGGCACGGTCATCCGTGGCGGCTACGGCCGGTACATCTATCCGGTGCCCATCCGGAACTCGGTTCGGTACCTCACCGCGGTTTACCCGTTCACGGCCGCTTATTCGCAAAACTTCAACGCCGCCAACCAGTCGCCGGACGGACTCCCGAACTATCTGCTGCGAAACCCGCAGACGATCGTGGCCGGGCAGAACAGCCGCGACGTGGTGAACACCAACACGGAAGACGCCCTGCTTCGCGGCATCTCGATGAGCACCACGCTCGCAGCCAAGTATCCGCCGGCGCGCGTCGACACGGCCAATTTCACGATCGAGCAGCCGCTGCCGGACGGCTCCGTCTTCCGCGCCACCTACGTCTTCACGCACGGCGAGCATCTCGACCAGAATCTCCAATACAACAACGCGCCGTCCACCTACGTCTGGCAGGTGGCCACCGGGACGACGCCGCCCACCGGTCCCCTCGCGTCGGTGGCGACGCGGGGCTACGATAACACCACGTGGGGCAGCAACGTCGTCTCCACGAAGAACGGCTGGTCCAACGACAGCGCGCTGCAGTTCAACTATCAGCGTCCGTTCCGGAACGGCTTCGCCTACCAGGCCTTCTACGTCTACTCGCGGGCGTTCCGCGTCGGCGGCAACACGTTCCGCGACAACGTACTCTATCCGGCGAACCTGTTCGCGCCGGGCGTTCTGCCGGCTGGCCTTGAAACCGGAACCACGATCCAGCCGAGCCGCGAGCTGAACCGCTACGAAAACTACCAGCAGGATACGGCCATCCCGCGGCACCGCATCGCCTTCAACGGCATCGTCGATCTGCCGGTGGGCAAGGGCAAGCGGTTCCTCGGCAACGCGAACGGCTTCGTCAACGCGGTGCTCGGCGGCTTTCAGCTCGCGATGACCGGCACTGTCGTGTCGCAAAGCTTCTCGGTGGCGGCCGCCAACTGGGGCGCCACCAGCCCGGTGAAGCTCTATAAGAGCAGCGTCCCGGTCACCGATTGCCGCAGCGGCGTCTGCCGGCCGGCGTACCTGTGGTTCAACGGTTACCTCTCGCCGACTGTGGTGAACGCGGTGCGCAACGGCGTGCAGGGCGTCCCCGCCGACTATCAGCCCTACCTCGCTCCGATCAACAACACGCCCGGCGCGGCGAACTTCGGCAACAACAACGTCGCGGTTCCGCTGAAGAACGGCAGCCAGGCGGTGACGGCTTACAATCCCGGTCCGGCGGGCGTGAACCCGTTCGGCCACACGATCCTCCAGGGGCCGAAGAACTTTCAGGCCGATATCTCGCTGTACAAGGTGTTCAACATCACCGAGTCCGTGCGTCTGCGCGTGAATCTCGATGCGTTCAACGCGTTCAACATGCAGGGGCTGGTGAATCCGAACACCTCGGACGGGATTCAGTCGCTGCAAACCTCGTACTGGACGCCGCGGCAGATCCAGATGACGATGCGGTTATCGTTCTGA
- a CDS encoding class I SAM-dependent methyltransferase — protein sequence MTSLEKRFVNSPGHSRNIARLFEQRLRHIPEVAPGMSYLDVGCGNGAAARQIARSFGLDVTGVDADPEQIVLAKAKAGGAGRVCFREADATRLPFEGESFHIVATNKVTHHIAAWPRAIAEMARVLVRGGYLVYGDFVFPEWLAPLARRAVPDGGYPTVGGLEAAAEMAGLAPIHWKRAPFTLEVVWWKPGPPVIG from the coding sequence ATGACGTCGCTCGAGAAACGATTCGTGAACAGCCCGGGACACTCGCGCAATATCGCCCGGCTGTTCGAACAGCGCTTGCGGCACATTCCGGAGGTCGCCCCTGGAATGAGCTACCTCGATGTCGGCTGCGGCAACGGGGCGGCGGCGCGCCAGATCGCGCGATCGTTCGGGCTGGACGTCACCGGCGTCGACGCCGATCCGGAGCAGATCGTCCTGGCCAAGGCCAAGGCCGGCGGCGCCGGCCGGGTATGCTTCCGCGAAGCCGACGCGACGCGGCTGCCGTTCGAGGGCGAGTCGTTCCATATTGTCGCCACGAACAAGGTGACCCACCATATCGCGGCGTGGCCTCGGGCGATCGCTGAGATGGCACGGGTGCTGGTCCGCGGCGGGTACCTCGTCTACGGCGACTTCGTGTTTCCGGAATGGCTGGCGCCGCTGGCGCGCCGGGCTGTGCCCGACGGGGGCTATCCGACGGTGGGCGGGCTGGAAGCGGCGGCGGAGATGGCCGGACTCGCGCCGATCCACTGGAAACGAGCTCCGTTCACGCTGGAGGTGGTGTGGTGGAAGCCCGGTCCCCCGGTTATCGGGTGA